Proteins from one Xiphophorus hellerii strain 12219 chromosome 8, Xiphophorus_hellerii-4.1, whole genome shotgun sequence genomic window:
- the cryba4 gene encoding beta-crystallin A4, producing the protein MTHHCTKFSGHWKIIVYDEECFQGRRHEFTSECCNVMEFGFESVRSLRVESGAWVGYEHASYQGQQFILERGEYPQCDAFGGSNAYHIERMTSFRPIACANHRECRMTIFERENFMGRKGELSDDYPSLQAMGWCNNEVGSFRVQSGAFVCYQYPGYRGYQYIMECDRHCGEYKHFREFGSHCQTPQIQSIRRIQQ; encoded by the exons ATGACTCACCACTGCACCAAGTTCTCCGGCCACTGGAAG ATTATTGTCTACGATGAGGAGTGCTTCCAGGGCCGCCGCCATGAGTTTACCTCCGAGTGCTGCAATGTGATGGAGTTCGGCTTCGAGAGTGTGCGCTCCCTCAGGGTGGAGAGCGGAGC CTGGGTGGGTTATGAGCACGCCTCCTACCAGGGACAGCAGTTCATCCTGGAGAGGGGAGAGTACCCCCAGTGTGATGCTTTTGGAGGCAGCAATGCCTATCACATCGAGAGGATGACTTCCTTCAGACCTATTGCCTGTGCT aaccacagagagTGTCGTATGACTATCTTCGAGCGTGAGAACTTCATGGGCCGTAAGGGTGAGCTTAGTGACGATTATCCCTCCCTCCAGGCCATGGGCTGGTGCAACAACGAAGTGGGATCTTTCAGGGTCCAGTCAGGAGC ATTTGTCTGCTACCAGTACCCTGGTTATCGTGGCTACCAGTATATCATGGAGTGTGATCGTCACTGTGGGGAGTACAAACACTTCAGGGAGTTTGGCTCCCACTGCCAGACCCCTCAGATCCAGTCCATCCGCCGCATTCAGCAGTAA